The Rhinatrema bivittatum chromosome 4, aRhiBiv1.1, whole genome shotgun sequence genome window below encodes:
- the LOC115089459 gene encoding proline-rich protein 2-like — protein MATSSRECQGGRHWLAEASILPRIDGSAKKEAGEPIPPRREQGPWQPGEPIPPRREQGPWQPGEPIPPRREQGPWQPGEPIPPRRAQGPWQPGGPIPPRREQGPWQPGEPIPPRREQGPWQPGELIPPRREQGPWQPGEPIPPRREQGPWQPGEPIPPRLEQGPWQPGEPIPPRREQGPWQPGEPILPRRAQGPWQLGGPIPPRREQVPWQPGGPIPPRREQGPWQPGGPIPPRREQGPWQPGEPIPPRRAQGPWQPGEPIPPRRAQGPWQPGEPIPPRREQGPWQPGEPIPPRREQGPWQTGEPIPPRREQDPWQPGEPIPPKREQGPWQPGEPIPPRREQGPWQPGEPIPPRREQGPWQPGEPIPPRREQGPWQPGEPNPPRREQGPWQPGEPIPPRREQDPWQPGEPIPPGREQGPWQPGEPIPPRLEQGPWQPGEPIPPRRAQGPWQPGAPIPPRREQGLWQPGEPIPPRRAQGPW, from the coding sequence GCAGGGGAGCCCATCCCGCCCAGGCGAGAACAGGGCCCGTGGCAGCCAGGGGAGCCCATCCCGCCCAGGCGAGAACAGGGCCCGTGGCAGCCAGGGGAGCCCATCCCGCCCAGGCGAGAACAGGGCCCGTGGCAGCCAGGGGAGCCCATCCCGCCCAGGCGAGCACAGGGCCCGTGGCAGCCAGGGGGTCCCATCCCGCCCAGGCGAGAACAGGGCCCGTGGCAGCCAGGGGAGCCCATCCCGCCCAGGCGAGAACAGGGCCCGTGGCAGCCAGGGGAGCTCATCCCGCCCAGGCGAGAACAGGGCCCGTGGCAGCCAGGGGAGCCCATCCCTCCCAGGCGAGAACAGGGCCCGTGGCAGCCAGGGGAGCCCATCCCTCCCAGGCTAGAACAGGGCCCGTGGCAGCCAGGGGAGCCCATCCCGCCCAGGCGAGAACAGGGCCCGTGGCAGCCAGGGGAGCCCATCCTGCCCAGGCGAGCACAGGGCCCGTGGCAGCTAGGGGGTCCCATCCCGCCCAGGCGAGAACAGGTCCCGTGGCAGCCAGGGGGTCCCATCCCGCCCAGGCGAGAACAGGGCCCGTGGCAGCCAGGGGGTCCCATCCCGCCCAGGCGAGAACAGGGCCCGTGGCAGCCAGGCGAGCCCATCCCGCCCAGGCGAGCACAGGGCCCGTGGCAGCCAGGCGAGCCCATCCCGCCCAGGCGAGCACAGGGCCCGTGGCAGCCAGGGGAGCCCATCCCTCCCAGGCGAGAACAGGGCCCGTGGCAGCCAGGGGAGCCCATCCCGCCCAGGCGAGAACAGGGCCCGTGGCAGACAGGGGAGCCCATCCCGCCCAGGCGAGAACAGGACCCGTGGCAGCCAGGGGAGCCCATCCCGCCCAAGCGAGAACAGGGCCCGTGGCAGCCAGGGGAGCCCATCCCTCCCAGGCGAGAACAGGGCCCGTGGCAGCCAGGGGAGCCCATCCCTCCCAGGCGAGAACAGGGCCCGTGGCAGCCAGGGGAGCCCATCCCTCCCAGGCGAGAACAGGGCCCGTGGCAGCCAGGGGAGCCCAACCCGCCCAGGCGAGAACAGGGCCCGTGGCAGCCAGGGGAGCCCATCCCGCCCAGGCGAGAACAGGACCCGTGGCAGCCAGGGGAGCCCATCCCGCCCGGGCGAGAACAGGGCCCGTGGCAGCCAGGGGAGCCCATCCCTCCCAGGCTAGAACAGGGCCCGTGGCAGCCAGGGGAGCCCATCCCTCCCAGGCGAGCACAGGGCCCGTGGCAGCCAGGGGCGCCCATCCCTCCCAGGCGAGAACAGGGCCTGTGGCAGCCAGGGGAGCCCATCCCTCCCAGGCGAGCACAGGGCCCGTGGTAG